From Quercus robur chromosome 8, dhQueRobu3.1, whole genome shotgun sequence:
TTTATGGGGGACAGTCATAATATTATGGTACGTACCTTctcattattctctctctctcttagattctttcatttcaattcaattcaattacCCATTTCATTCATGTCAATTGAATGTACAGTTTCAGAGTTTCATCATAAAGTTGTTAGCTTTGAATCCAATTATTCCTTTTTCCACTTTTAATTGtgcttaaattaataaattaacttATACCCAGTTAATTTTGGAttggaattttattatttttcatctcaaaTTTGGTTATAATAGTAGttgatctttctcttttttttctttattttttcggTTAAACTTTTCTAGATTTGGACCATGAGATGGAATGAAAGTTGTTCTTCTTGATTGATCTTGATCTGACTGAATTTTGGTGGGTTGATTATTTGTTATGGATTTGGAGAGTGAAAGTTCAGTTCTTGAATCTGTGGAAGATAATGAAGTAACCCGAGAAATAATGCCCCATGATGATGACAATGAGATAAATAATAATGGGTCTTGTCCTAATGAGATTGATAAGTTGGTTTCTGGTGAAAATTCTAGTGCTAATAATACATTGGTAATAGATACAGAAGGGAAATATTTTGAAAGTGAACAACCTGTGGATTCACCTCCACTAGATGCTAAATCTCCTGGTGGGGGGTCACCTCCCACAACAAAAGGATATGGCTTGAAGAAATGGAGGAGAATTAGGAGAGAGTTTGCTAAGGATGTAAGTCCAAGTATAGATACTGGTAAAATTTTGAAGCGGGGTTTGTCTGGTGCTGCGAATCCTACTAAAGCTCAGCATATCCCTATTGAGATCAAGCAAAATAGTGAGGGTTCAGTAGGATCTGcaaatgtatttagaactcaCGGGTTTGCAACCCATGGTTCTACTTCAGATTCTAGGTTTGCAGCTGGGGCTGCTTTTGCTGCAGGTACAGATTCGGAGAACAGTGAGGATCGGAGTAGCAAGTCTTCCACAGCAGCTAGTGTTCCGAAGATGAAGTATGATCTGCCTGCAGTGTTGGGACATCCACGGGAGAAGAATAGGATGAAGAATATTAGTGGGAAGAGTTCAGGTAATTCACCTCAAAAGAGTCAGCAAGGAAAGGGACGGATTGAAGGCAGTAAGAAGGCTCGAGGAGAAAGGGTCAAAATTGAGAAGGAAAACTCTCATTCCAGCATGGAATCTGACTCAAGAAGCTCCAATTTTGTCTTTGTGCAGGGTGTGACTAGTAACGGAAAACAAAGTGGAAGGTCAATGAATTATGATGGGGAAAATAGTGATGAAGCTCTCCCAAGTGAGCGACAGTTTAATCAGGAAATTCAACAAGATGATTTAGCTGCACACTCATCTTGGGAGGCTAAGGAAGAAAAAAGTGAGAACCATCGGTCCTTCACAGATCAAGATGCTTTTGTTGAATCTATCTTTAGCCTCCAGTCTGTGCAAGAAGCTCTGGAAAAAGGTTTGTTTTCTCTTCTTATGACAAGTTGACAACTTTGATAAGCAGTATTACAATGCTTTGTATGCCTTACTAATGTACAATGATTACCTTGCCCTTGCAATCATATACAGTGTCCTATGAGTTCATGTTTATATTGGTTTGGTCACTCTTAGTTTTGATGATCCCAGCTGAAGTTGCCTAACATATATTGTAccacaggtttttttttttttacaaagtttCTTTTCTACTCATGTACTGTGGTTTGCAATAGAAGTGAgctatgaaaattttgatacagggaaaaaaaattgttatcattTCGTAACAGATCATGCTAGAGTATGTATTATATGTGATCATGGTTGCATCTCTTTTCAAATCTGCAAAAAGTTTATCCTATTCACCTTGTTTGGTTTGTCTGTATAACAAATTCTGGGGGATCAATTTAGTGTAGAACTCATATGTTTGGGGAATTCAATTGAACATATGCCCAAGTTCTTTTTGTTGCATGAGAAGGGATTTAGTTGTTTGCGACTAAATCTGAGGGAGGATTAGAGTAGATTGACAGGTGGTGATCTGTTGGATGGGAGGCAAAAATGTCTTTGGACTACATATATAGTTAGGCAAATTGCATTAAATTGTTAGGAAGGGCAGAGAGTGAACTTGGATGGATGGTAGACTTCATGGTTAAACCatagtaaaatttttacaatGGAATTTGTGATCACTATTTGCCCTCTAATAGAGACCTTTTGTTTAGTGCCTCCTGGAAACTACAAAAGAGGATGTTTGATTTACAAATGACATAAATGGGCATTTggaagttgtagtagatgttgGATGCCAGAGCTAGATATGGGGGGCTTGTCAAGATTTGCTTTGGATGAAAGATTCTGGTTTTATTGAGAAGGTGGCAATGATTTGTGAAAGACTTCAAATTTGTGTTAAATTCAGGTTACTAAGAATTTGGTGTATATTTCGGGCTCAGGTTGTTATTTGATGTATGTGGGCCCAGTGATAAAAGGGATTAGATTTATATTATGTGGTGGTGATTGGCTGGATTGTGGTTTAGGCTGACTCTTGGTTTTGCGGGGAGAAATTGGGGGAGAAAATAGGGAAGACATCCCTGAGCAAGAGGGAATTTTTAAAGGGTTTTGTGAAGAG
This genomic window contains:
- the LOC126694077 gene encoding WPP domain-interacting protein 1-like; translated protein: MDLESESSVLESVEDNEVTREIMPHDDDNEINNNGSCPNEIDKLVSGENSSANNTLVIDTEGKYFESEQPVDSPPLDAKSPGGGSPPTTKGYGLKKWRRIRREFAKDVSPSIDTGKILKRGLSGAANPTKAQHIPIEIKQNSEGSVGSANVFRTHGFATHGSTSDSRFAAGAAFAAGTDSENSEDRSSKSSTAASVPKMKYDLPAVLGHPREKNRMKNISGKSSGNSPQKSQQGKGRIEGSKKARGERVKIEKENSHSSMESDSRSSNFVFVQGVTSNGKQSGRSMNYDGENSDEALPSERQFNQEIQQDDLAAHSSWEAKEEKSENHRSFTDQDAFVESIFSLQSVQEALEKEVQNFREIGNIPTSPTDVSNKGSSIPADFTITDPENYIPNSSNQLGSEKTRQTALTSLEAQVLSLTKNVKLFESKLEEARSMLEAKDSRITELEATINNSKSPREESGSTQEEKCRETQTELEGLFKQKIEAEVEYLAISKTIQKMKVAASDQFTIIEEQKTLAGEQAQVLNKLGEAESKATMLQKQAVALEECCGDIVGAEEVLKMQGRMYKVTSCFFVQLILLVTMFWLFVLQFSPRSGVVVPT